Proteins encoded together in one Schumannella luteola window:
- a CDS encoding DUF2510 domain-containing protein, producing MSDQVNRVVAAGWYEDPDDATIVRWWNGLGWTENVAAKPERAAPVGEL from the coding sequence ATGAGCGACCAGGTGAACCGCGTCGTCGCCGCCGGCTGGTACGAGGACCCCGACGACGCCACGATCGTGCGCTGGTGGAACGGCCTCGGCTGGACCGAGAACGTCGCCGCGAAGCCGGAGCGCGCCGCTCCGGTCGGCGAGCTCTGA
- a CDS encoding DEAD/DEAH box helicase has product MSWSEGRGLPLYPAQEDALLELLLDRHLVLSTPTGTGKSLVAIAAHAMDVAQGRRSVYTAPIKALVSEKFFALVELFGAERVGMITGDTRVNPDAPILCCTAEIIANAALRHGDEAPYDTVVMDEFHFYADPERGWAWQVPLLQMPRTRFVLMSATLGDVSAITSDLERRTGREVGMVTGVQRPVPLDFRYELTPVQEEVESLLADGLAPIYLVHFSQAAAIERAQALASVRVADRAHRDRIAEAIAGFRFAPGFGATLNRLIRAGIGVHHAGMLPKYRRLVETLAQDGLLKVVCGTDTLGVGINVPIRTVLFTALTKFDGTRMRQLSAREFHQIAGRAGRAGYDTAGEVVVLAPEHEIENAKAAAKAAANPGKAKKVSKKKAPDGFVSWGPGSLERLQNAQPETLQSSMTITAAMLINVIARGSDDGRGVFDDVRRLVLDNHEAPARQRALARRALGIYRTLRTSEVVAQEGGGFDGTARIRLTVDLQPDFALNQPLSPFALAVIELLEEDAPDYALDVLSVIESTLDDPRAILSQQQFTARGEAVAAMKREGIEYEERMELLEQITWPMPLEQLLAEAYEVYAGSQPWVRDFAVSPKSVVRELWERGMTFAEYVAFHKLGRSEGLVLRYLSDAFRALRQTVPDEAKTEEVRELIDWLGEVVRQVDSSLVDEWQALLEPGAAVATSATAAPVRPPGPVSVVANRRAFTAMVRNAFWRRVQLAARQADDELVALDPDVDWPAALDAYFDEHDSIGIGADARSAAFLHVDEKADTWLVRQTLADPAGDHDWVVRGEVDLEASAAEGIAVVRISAVERLDG; this is encoded by the coding sequence ATGTCCTGGTCGGAGGGGCGCGGCCTGCCCCTCTACCCGGCGCAGGAGGACGCGCTGCTCGAGCTGCTGCTCGACCGCCACCTCGTGCTCAGCACCCCGACCGGCACCGGCAAGTCGCTGGTCGCGATCGCCGCGCACGCGATGGATGTGGCGCAGGGCCGCCGCTCGGTGTACACGGCGCCGATCAAGGCGCTGGTGAGCGAGAAGTTCTTCGCGCTGGTCGAGCTCTTCGGGGCGGAGCGCGTGGGCATGATCACGGGCGACACCCGGGTCAACCCGGACGCGCCGATCCTGTGCTGCACGGCCGAGATCATCGCGAACGCGGCCCTCCGCCACGGTGACGAGGCCCCCTACGACACGGTCGTGATGGACGAGTTCCACTTCTACGCCGACCCGGAGCGCGGCTGGGCGTGGCAGGTGCCGCTGCTGCAGATGCCGCGCACCCGCTTCGTGCTCATGTCGGCGACGCTCGGCGACGTAAGCGCGATCACGTCGGATCTCGAGCGCCGCACGGGGCGCGAGGTCGGGATGGTGACGGGGGTGCAGCGGCCCGTGCCGCTCGACTTCCGCTACGAGCTGACGCCGGTGCAGGAGGAGGTCGAGTCGCTGCTCGCCGACGGCCTCGCTCCGATCTACCTGGTGCACTTCTCGCAGGCCGCCGCGATCGAGCGGGCTCAGGCGCTCGCGAGCGTGCGGGTCGCCGATCGCGCCCACCGCGACCGCATCGCCGAGGCGATCGCGGGTTTCCGCTTCGCCCCCGGCTTCGGCGCGACGCTCAACCGGCTCATCCGCGCCGGCATCGGCGTGCATCACGCGGGGATGCTGCCGAAGTACCGCCGCCTGGTCGAGACCCTCGCGCAGGACGGCCTGCTCAAGGTCGTCTGCGGCACCGACACGCTCGGCGTCGGCATCAACGTGCCGATCCGCACCGTGCTGTTCACGGCGCTGACGAAGTTCGACGGCACCCGGATGCGGCAGCTCAGCGCCCGGGAGTTCCATCAGATCGCCGGACGCGCCGGGCGGGCCGGCTACGACACCGCGGGCGAGGTCGTCGTGCTCGCGCCCGAGCACGAGATCGAGAACGCCAAGGCCGCGGCGAAGGCCGCCGCGAACCCGGGCAAGGCGAAGAAGGTCAGCAAGAAGAAGGCCCCTGACGGCTTCGTGAGCTGGGGACCCGGCAGTCTGGAGCGGCTGCAGAACGCGCAGCCCGAGACGCTGCAGAGCTCGATGACGATCACCGCCGCGATGCTCATCAACGTGATCGCGCGCGGCAGCGATGACGGCCGCGGGGTCTTCGACGACGTGCGCCGGCTCGTGCTCGACAATCACGAGGCCCCCGCGCGTCAGCGCGCGCTCGCCCGACGTGCGCTCGGCATCTACCGCACGCTGCGCACCTCCGAGGTCGTCGCGCAGGAGGGCGGCGGCTTCGACGGCACGGCCCGCATCCGCCTGACCGTCGACCTCCAGCCGGACTTCGCGCTCAACCAGCCCCTGTCGCCGTTCGCGCTCGCGGTGATCGAGCTGCTCGAGGAGGACGCTCCCGACTACGCGCTCGACGTGCTCAGCGTGATCGAGTCGACCCTCGACGACCCGCGGGCGATCCTCAGCCAGCAGCAGTTCACGGCCCGCGGCGAGGCGGTCGCCGCGATGAAGCGGGAGGGGATCGAGTACGAGGAGCGCATGGAGCTGCTCGAGCAGATCACCTGGCCGATGCCCCTCGAGCAGCTGCTCGCCGAGGCCTACGAGGTCTACGCCGGGTCACAGCCGTGGGTGCGCGACTTCGCGGTCTCGCCGAAGTCGGTCGTGCGCGAGCTCTGGGAGCGGGGGATGACCTTCGCCGAGTACGTCGCGTTCCACAAGCTCGGCCGCAGCGAGGGCCTCGTGCTGCGCTACCTCTCGGACGCCTTCCGCGCGCTGCGTCAGACGGTGCCCGACGAGGCGAAGACCGAGGAGGTGCGCGAGCTCATCGACTGGCTCGGCGAGGTCGTGCGCCAGGTCGACTCCTCGCTCGTGGACGAGTGGCAGGCGCTGCTCGAGCCGGGGGCCGCGGTCGCGACGAGCGCGACAGCGGCGCCGGTGCGGCCGCCGGGACCGGTCAGCGTGGTCGCCAATCGGCGCGCGTTCACGGCCATGGTGCGCAACGCCTTCTGGCGCCGGGTGCAGCTGGCCGCCCGTCAGGCCGACGACGAGCTGGTCGCCCTCGATCCCGACGTCGACTGGCCTGCCGCGCTCGACGCCTACTTCGACGAGCACGACTCGATCGGCATCGGCGCGGATGCCCGCTCGGCGGCGTTCCTGCACGTCGACGAGAAGGCGGACACCTGGCTCGTGCGTCAGACGCTCGCCGATCCGGCGGGAGATCACGACTGGGTCGTGCGCGGCGAGGTCGACCTCGAGGCGTCCGCCGCTGAGGGCATCGCCGTCGTGCGGATCAGCGCGGTGGAGCGGCTCGACGGCTGA
- a CDS encoding DUF2510 domain-containing protein yields MTDVASARPRAGWYDDPTDAAGLRWWDGIVWTDNAMPKPAGAPVAVPPPLGSAYSVDDQRAAASPRRAARMAARETARRESDAEPLARVTQLRPAADVIPSLGLVPDAVFAPEPVPVAVRPEPTPAEPAPLPSFDDFLAAAFPPAVDAAATPATASTPATPSIPQPGELVGGPAPGTAVLDAAATALPEPVALATPAPSSPVSAPPSPERTALPAPAPQTAAAAPLLAPRPAETRAPDRAEPTPASPGRELAPAAPAAGAQIATGAVVPTPGVDAPESTGAFVPDFAPDGRPIAPAPELRLPPEVQAVAAPAVATASPAPSRRADDWWRGLMPTGSVTTASVLLALTPVFSAVLPLALLGFAVELPEFAIVLLLLPVALIVPPVVLALVDRRRLRGMGWGAQASPAWVVLGPFVYLLARQFVLQRQGARTRAFTVTTVLMPLVAIATTGALLAMYRHDLLVWLLVLQVRLA; encoded by the coding sequence ATGACCGACGTCGCGAGCGCGCGGCCGCGGGCCGGGTGGTACGACGACCCGACCGACGCCGCCGGGCTGCGCTGGTGGGACGGCATCGTCTGGACCGACAACGCCATGCCGAAGCCGGCGGGTGCGCCCGTCGCCGTCCCTCCGCCGCTCGGTTCCGCCTACTCCGTCGACGACCAGCGCGCCGCCGCCTCGCCGCGCCGTGCCGCCCGGATGGCCGCCCGCGAAACCGCGCGCCGTGAGTCCGATGCCGAGCCGCTCGCCCGTGTGACGCAGCTGCGCCCCGCCGCCGACGTCATCCCCTCGCTCGGACTCGTGCCCGATGCGGTCTTCGCGCCCGAGCCGGTGCCCGTCGCGGTGCGACCCGAGCCGACCCCGGCCGAGCCGGCGCCGCTACCGAGCTTCGACGACTTCCTGGCGGCGGCATTCCCTCCGGCCGTGGACGCGGCGGCGACGCCGGCCACGGCCTCGACCCCGGCCACGCCTTCGATCCCGCAGCCCGGCGAGCTCGTCGGCGGGCCGGCGCCCGGCACCGCCGTGCTCGACGCCGCCGCGACCGCGCTGCCCGAGCCGGTGGCGCTCGCGACTCCCGCACCCTCATCGCCGGTGAGCGCCCCGCCGTCGCCCGAGCGCACGGCTCTGCCCGCGCCGGCCCCGCAGACGGCCGCCGCGGCGCCGCTGCTCGCACCGCGCCCTGCCGAGACCCGCGCACCGGACCGTGCGGAGCCGACGCCCGCGTCGCCCGGACGCGAGCTCGCCCCCGCCGCTCCGGCGGCCGGCGCTCAGATCGCCACGGGCGCGGTCGTCCCGACCCCGGGCGTCGACGCTCCGGAGAGCACCGGCGCCTTCGTCCCGGACTTCGCTCCCGACGGCCGGCCGATCGCGCCGGCCCCGGAGCTCCGGCTTCCCCCCGAGGTGCAGGCCGTCGCCGCGCCCGCGGTCGCAACCGCATCGCCGGCGCCGAGCCGGCGCGCCGACGACTGGTGGCGAGGACTCATGCCCACCGGCTCGGTGACCACGGCCTCGGTGCTGCTCGCCCTGACCCCGGTCTTCTCGGCCGTGCTGCCGCTCGCTCTGCTCGGCTTCGCCGTCGAGCTGCCGGAGTTCGCGATCGTGCTGCTCCTGCTGCCGGTCGCTCTGATCGTGCCGCCGGTGGTGCTCGCGCTCGTCGACCGCAGGCGCCTGCGCGGAATGGGCTGGGGTGCTCAGGCCAGCCCTGCCTGGGTGGTGCTCGGCCCGTTCGTCTACCTGCTCGCCCGCCAGTTCGTCCTGCAGCGACAGGGGGCGCGAACTCGCGCCTTCACCGTCACGACCGTGCTGATGCCGCTCGTGGCGATCGCCACCACCGGCGCGCTGCTCGCCATGTACCGGCACGACCTCCTCGTCTGGCTGCTCGTGCTCCAGGTGCGCCTGGCCTGA
- a CDS encoding DUF2510 domain-containing protein yields the protein MAEGDVRVPAGWYPDPLGLPQLRWWDNHAWTEYTSDARQPMVAQETVTQQARLTFADAEDELPATDAGATLLAEEPAKPTQEALLSLEAPVKEAIVEEELSPAAKFAEFVPSNAPTTPAFDLDTRFDDLLGDALSASRSAFSHVSEASESFIPAAADDMAAAPLAATTAKGSTSTGPAWVIAMTPLYVLLVTMFFLLSHSGGTLQLVISLVVPYLGSIVLAFFDWKILRERGLAPAHWAFSVLSGPVYLIARFVQLVRRSGRGFGPLLGMLGFAAVNLVAVVAVPGLIISLAPATFAHQAESSITASAKAFGADIIVTCPETVPTIVGDGMICKAKNNASDPIGWGINVSLQRANGWFTWQVDNWGIYSFDQGDQG from the coding sequence GTGGCTGAGGGAGATGTTCGCGTTCCTGCGGGGTGGTATCCCGACCCGCTCGGACTGCCGCAGCTGCGGTGGTGGGACAACCACGCCTGGACCGAGTACACCTCGGATGCGCGCCAGCCGATGGTCGCGCAGGAGACCGTCACCCAGCAGGCCCGGCTGACCTTCGCCGACGCCGAGGACGAGCTTCCCGCCACCGACGCGGGAGCGACTCTCCTCGCCGAGGAGCCCGCGAAGCCGACGCAGGAGGCCCTGCTCTCGCTCGAAGCCCCGGTCAAGGAGGCCATCGTCGAGGAGGAGCTCTCGCCGGCGGCGAAGTTCGCCGAGTTCGTGCCGAGCAACGCGCCGACCACGCCCGCCTTCGACCTCGACACCCGCTTCGACGACCTGCTCGGCGACGCGCTCTCCGCGTCGCGCAGTGCCTTCTCTCACGTCAGCGAGGCGTCGGAGAGCTTCATCCCGGCCGCGGCCGACGACATGGCCGCCGCTCCGCTGGCTGCGACCACGGCGAAGGGCTCGACCTCGACCGGTCCCGCGTGGGTCATCGCGATGACGCCGCTCTACGTGCTGCTCGTCACCATGTTCTTCCTGCTGTCGCACTCCGGCGGCACCCTGCAGCTCGTCATCAGCCTCGTCGTGCCCTACCTCGGCTCGATCGTGCTCGCCTTCTTCGACTGGAAGATCCTGCGCGAGCGCGGTCTCGCGCCGGCGCACTGGGCGTTCTCGGTGCTCTCCGGCCCGGTCTACCTGATCGCCCGATTCGTGCAGCTCGTGCGCCGCTCGGGTCGCGGCTTCGGCCCGCTGCTCGGGATGCTCGGCTTCGCCGCCGTCAACCTCGTCGCGGTCGTCGCCGTTCCCGGCCTGATCATCTCGCTCGCGCCGGCCACCTTCGCCCACCAGGCCGAGTCGTCGATCACGGCCAGCGCCAAGGCCTTCGGCGCCGACATCATCGTCACCTGCCCCGAGACCGTTCCGACGATCGTCGGCGACGGGATGATCTGCAAGGCGAAGAACAACGCCTCCGACCCGATCGGCTGGGGCATCAACGTCAGCCTGCAGCGGGCCAACGGCTGGTTCACCTGGCAGGTCGACAACTGGGGCATCTACAGCTTCGACCAGGGCGACCAGGGCTGA